A stretch of Henckelia pumila isolate YLH828 chromosome 4, ASM3356847v2, whole genome shotgun sequence DNA encodes these proteins:
- the LOC140866716 gene encoding protein LAZY 1-like, whose product MKLLGWMHRKFRQNSSETPKDFSIGLIGQPSLEDLQCYQKGNYYSKSLGKGQRENYLRSSFASSLEASRVEEDQDLEDEPSAALTELFHGFLAIGTLGTQGYPVDPATPTFSISVDHIAEKETQVTENELKLINDELEKVLQGGRDSSCNVSSGRNSHVSAGRISHCSATTLVGKPMENTETGGIICPLQSYLFGSAIELPDAAAPPVRKEHRTSLGELFQKTKIVDQENSGTKPDYRGEKRMDKESSDKSAVYLMKKILKKRMLHAISSRSSAPSCTGGTMDTATADKKLHKILQIFNRKVHPESSSTSAHNKATKNELKVMNNPNLGTILMPSAEDITIYPQRGISKESTWSFKPNNDDISGNELWVKTDADYLVLEL is encoded by the exons ATGAAG CTACTAGGTTGGATGCACCGCAAGTTCCGGCAGAACAGCAGCGAAACACCAAAGGACTTTTCTATTG GGCTAATAGGACAGCCATCGCTAGAAGACCTACAATGCTACCAGAAAGGAAACTACTACAGCAAGTCTTTGGGCAAAGGCCAGAGAGAGAATTACCTGAGAAGCTCATTTGCCAGCAGCCTAGAGGCTTCAAGGGTGGAAGAAGATCAGGACCTTGAAGATGAGCCATCAGCTGCTCTCACCGAGCTTTTCCATGGATTTCTTGCTATCGGTACTCTTGGCACCCAAGGATACCCTGTAGACCCTGCAACACCAACATTTTCAATCTCTGTGGATCACATAGCAGAAAAGGAAACTCAAGTCACTGAAAATGAGCTGAAGCTAATCAATGATGAGTTGGAGAAGGTACTGCAGGGAGGCAGAGATTCGAGTTGTAATGTCTCGTCTGGAAGAAACAGTCATGTCAGTGCGGGAAGGATAAGTCATTGTAGTGCTACTACGCTCGTTGGCAAGCCCATGGAAAACACAGAGACGGGAGGAATAATCTGTCCACTGCAGAGTTATCTTTTCGGATCAGCAATCGAACTACCAGATGCAGCAGCGCCACCTGTGAGGAAAGAACACAGGACTTCTCTCGGGGAGCTCTTTCAAAAGACTAAAATCGTAGATCAGGAAAATTCTGGAACTAAACCAGACTACAGGGGCGAAAAGCGAATGGACAAGGAAAGTAGTGATAAATCAGCTGTGTATCTCATGAAAAAAATACTCAAGAAAAGAATGCTTCATGCAATATCCTCCAGGAGCTCAGCACCATCCTGCACTGGAGGAACAATGGATACTGCAACAGCTGACAAGAAATTGCACAAG ATCCTACAAATATTCAACAGAAAAGTACATCCTGAAAGCTCCAGTACATCTGCACATAATAAAGCCACAAAAAATGAGTTAAAGGTCATGAATAATCCCAATTTGGGGACAATATTAATGCCTAGTGCAGAAGACATCACAATTTATCCTCAACGAGGCATATCA